The Mycolicibacterium boenickei genome has a segment encoding these proteins:
- a CDS encoding MBL fold metallo-hydrolase has protein sequence MNDIVLGDVTVTRVMEYYGSVRLSPREFFPESSDEAWRRNADWLVPDFYDPEDDVCVSAIQTWLLRSEGRTILIDTGVGNHKDRPHAPVWDHLDTDFLGNLARAGVAPADVDLVINTHLHVDHVGWNTDLDDGNWIPTFPNATYLMPRADFDFWNPANRGGPVAGRDNVFLDSVEPVHRAGQTTLWEDTFQIDSNLALEAAPGHTPGSAVVRLRSGSDRAVFVGDMMHTALQIVEPDTNSCYCEDPEQARATRMRVLGQAADTNTLVIPAHFGGHGGAEVIRDGDGYAIKAWAPFDRVTKGS, from the coding sequence ATGAACGACATCGTGTTGGGTGACGTCACGGTCACCCGGGTCATGGAGTATTACGGCTCGGTTCGGCTGTCGCCGCGGGAATTCTTCCCGGAGAGCTCGGACGAGGCCTGGCGGCGCAACGCGGATTGGCTGGTCCCGGATTTCTACGATCCGGAGGACGACGTCTGTGTCTCGGCGATTCAGACCTGGCTGTTGCGCAGTGAGGGCAGGACCATCCTCATCGACACCGGGGTGGGCAACCACAAGGACCGGCCGCATGCCCCGGTGTGGGATCACCTGGACACCGACTTTCTCGGCAACCTGGCGCGTGCCGGTGTCGCTCCCGCCGATGTCGACCTGGTGATCAACACCCATCTCCATGTGGACCACGTCGGCTGGAACACCGATCTCGACGACGGAAACTGGATCCCGACCTTCCCGAACGCCACCTACCTGATGCCGCGGGCGGACTTCGATTTCTGGAACCCGGCCAATCGGGGTGGCCCGGTGGCAGGGCGGGACAACGTGTTCCTCGACAGTGTCGAGCCGGTCCACCGGGCCGGGCAAACCACGTTGTGGGAGGACACCTTTCAGATCGACTCCAACCTCGCACTGGAAGCAGCCCCGGGCCACACTCCGGGCTCCGCGGTGGTCAGGCTGCGGTCGGGCAGCGACCGTGCCGTCTTCGTCGGCGACATGATGCACACGGCGTTGCAGATCGTGGAACCTGACACCAACAGCTGCTACTGCGAGGACCCGGAGCAGGCGCGCGCCACCCGGATGCGGGTGCTGGGCCAGGCCGCCGACACCAACACCCTGGTGATACCGGCCCACTTCGGCGGGCACGGAGGTGCCGAGGTGATCCGCGATGGCGACGGCTACGCGATCAAGGCGTGGGCACCGTTCGACCGGGTGACGAAGGGATCGTGA
- a CDS encoding helix-turn-helix domain-containing protein, giving the protein MTTGQLGEFLRARRARLHPEDVGLTRYGERRRVAGLRREEVAQLAGVSVSYYTRLEQGQSTNASDAILEALARALQLDIHEQTHLRELASQRTQPPRRPPVERVSALTRELLRSMDHLPVLVIGRRTDVLAWNELGHALLAGHVDFTAVDHPSTRPNLARLLFLDPHTRDLYADWPRKVRTVVGSLRLAAGRHPDDALLSALIGELSVKSPEFVSLWADHRVKPCEADSYDLRHPLAGPLTVTMQNLKLARDVEQSLCVVTTAEGSSSADALQLLARASRDKNIQDRSPARRA; this is encoded by the coding sequence ATGACCACCGGACAACTCGGCGAATTCCTGCGGGCCCGGCGTGCGCGGCTGCATCCGGAGGATGTGGGCCTGACGCGATACGGCGAGCGGCGCCGGGTGGCGGGACTGCGACGAGAGGAAGTCGCCCAGCTCGCCGGAGTGAGCGTGTCGTATTACACGCGGCTGGAACAGGGACAGTCGACCAATGCGTCGGACGCGATTCTCGAGGCCCTGGCGCGGGCTCTGCAGCTGGATATTCACGAACAGACGCATCTGCGTGAGCTGGCGTCCCAGCGGACACAGCCACCACGACGGCCCCCGGTCGAGCGCGTCAGCGCATTGACGCGTGAGCTGCTGCGCTCGATGGACCACCTACCGGTGCTGGTCATCGGTCGCCGCACCGACGTGCTGGCCTGGAACGAGTTGGGCCATGCGCTGCTGGCAGGGCATGTGGATTTCACCGCGGTGGACCATCCCTCGACCCGGCCGAACCTGGCCCGGCTGCTGTTCCTCGACCCTCACACCCGCGATCTCTACGCGGATTGGCCCCGCAAGGTCCGGACGGTCGTCGGCAGCCTCCGCCTGGCGGCCGGCCGACACCCCGATGACGCGCTGCTGTCGGCCCTGATCGGTGAATTGTCGGTCAAGAGCCCCGAATTCGTGTCACTGTGGGCCGATCACCGGGTCAAGCCCTGCGAGGCAGACTCATATGACCTGCGCCATCCGCTTGCCGGCCCGCTGACGGTCACGATGCAGAATCTGAAGCTGGCTCGTGACGTCGAGCAATCGCTATGCGTGGTGACGACGGCTGAGGGATCGAGTTCGGCGGATGCGCTGCAACTCCTGGCGCGGGCGTCGCGCGACAAAAATATCCAAGACCGGAGTCCGGCCCGGCGCGCATGA
- a CDS encoding TetR/AcrR family transcriptional regulator, giving the protein MVKQVRPYRGIEAADRLAQRRSQLLEAGLDLLGAEDGEVTVRAVCRTAGLAARYFYESFADKDDFIGAVYDWVIADIATSTQAAVDAVPLAEQTMAGMANIVHLIAQDRRIGRLLFSVKLSNEVLTRKRVQSTALFATLLGQHAGDALQLPANDYLKATSYFAVGGVTQTISAWLSGEIALTPEQLINQLRSMLDAVAGMQQPGS; this is encoded by the coding sequence GTGGTGAAGCAGGTTCGCCCGTACCGCGGCATCGAGGCAGCCGACCGCCTCGCGCAACGGCGCAGCCAGCTACTGGAGGCGGGACTTGACCTGCTCGGCGCCGAGGACGGTGAGGTGACGGTGCGCGCCGTCTGCCGCACCGCAGGCCTGGCGGCGCGGTATTTCTACGAGAGCTTCGCCGACAAGGACGACTTCATCGGCGCGGTCTACGACTGGGTGATCGCCGATATCGCGACGTCGACGCAGGCCGCCGTCGACGCCGTTCCGCTGGCCGAGCAGACCATGGCCGGAATGGCGAACATCGTGCACCTGATCGCTCAGGACCGCCGGATCGGGCGGTTGCTGTTCAGCGTCAAGCTGTCCAACGAGGTCTTGACCCGCAAGCGCGTCCAATCCACGGCGCTGTTCGCCACGCTGCTCGGTCAGCACGCCGGCGATGCCCTGCAGCTGCCGGCCAATGACTACCTCAAGGCCACGTCATATTTCGCGGTCGGCGGGGTGACCCAGACGATCAGCGCCTGGCTGTCCGGTGAGATCGCACTGACCCCCGAACAGCTCATCAACCAGTTGCGCTCGATGCTCGACGCAGTCGCCGGCATGCAACAACCGGGGAGCTGA
- a CDS encoding TetR/AcrR family transcriptional regulator: protein MTVSPRTPLPTARGRQTQAAIDNAARAVVARKGILATTISDIASEAGRSAASFYNYYASKEAMVREWAWRFRNEARERALPATAPNLTNWERCHQAAAAHWMTYRHRLAEIISVSQMAMIDDDFAEYWDEICQLPIAMITEMVKHAQQQGFCPDDDAHLTAVALVSMLNQFCYVKLSGGRDATADDSACITTLANVFYRTIYHEGNPHS from the coding sequence GTGACCGTCAGTCCCCGCACCCCGCTACCGACCGCGCGTGGGCGTCAGACCCAGGCGGCGATCGACAACGCTGCCCGCGCCGTGGTGGCCCGCAAGGGCATCCTGGCCACCACGATCTCCGACATCGCCTCCGAGGCGGGCCGGTCCGCCGCGTCGTTCTACAACTACTACGCCTCCAAAGAAGCCATGGTCCGCGAATGGGCCTGGCGATTCCGCAACGAGGCCCGTGAGCGCGCACTCCCCGCGACGGCACCGAACCTGACCAACTGGGAGCGCTGCCACCAGGCGGCCGCCGCGCACTGGATGACCTACCGGCACCGTCTGGCCGAGATCATCAGTGTGTCCCAGATGGCGATGATCGACGACGACTTCGCCGAGTACTGGGACGAGATCTGCCAGCTGCCCATCGCAATGATCACCGAGATGGTCAAACATGCTCAGCAACAGGGGTTCTGCCCCGATGACGACGCCCACCTGACCGCCGTCGCCCTGGTGTCGATGCTCAACCAGTTCTGCTACGTCAAGCTGTCCGGTGGCCGCGACGCCACCGCCGACGACAGCGCCTGCATCACCACCCTGGCCAACGTGTTTTACCGGACCATCTACCACGAGGGGAACCCGCATTCATGA
- the eccA gene encoding type VII secretion AAA-ATPase EccA, translating into MISRFATCCRALGLTVNDRQRPADADAARTGFAGLTRIAHDHCDAWTGLAAAGDVSGPVIDAVWRTRGSAGLLQREIDLAAGDLGFTYDSGLYLQFRAADVDDFQLAYAARRYASGARAEADALVAELLARRPGWLNATWLRVTFNHHAERWGDVVRLLTPVVTNPSLDEVTAHAARTTLGIALARLGMLAPALSYLEDPSGPIAVAALDGALAKALTLRAQGEDEDAGEVLQDLFAAHPENKQVEEALLDTSFGLLITNAARIDARTDPWDPETEPSESDFVDPGAKERKAHLLVEAEAELAEFIGLEEVKFQVARLKSSVAMSIRRQERGLAVAQRTNHLVFAGPPGTGKTTIARVVAKIYCGLGLLKKETVREVHRADLIGQHIGETEAKTNAIIDSALDGVLFLDEAYALVSTGAKNDFGLVAIDTLLARMENDRDRLVVIVAGYRKDLDMFLDTNEGLRSRFTRSIDFPSYSSSELVEIAERMAEKRDSTFEKAAHDEMEKLFGHLAEATMPDAAGVQRRSLDIAGNGRFVRNLVERSEEEREYRLDHSDQDDFTDEEMMTITAGDVNNSAAPLLRGLGLSVPA; encoded by the coding sequence GTGATCAGCCGCTTCGCCACATGTTGTCGTGCGCTGGGCTTGACGGTGAACGACCGGCAACGGCCGGCCGATGCCGACGCGGCCCGGACCGGCTTTGCTGGTCTGACACGTATCGCGCATGACCACTGTGACGCCTGGACGGGCCTGGCCGCCGCAGGCGACGTGTCCGGACCGGTCATCGACGCGGTGTGGCGGACCCGGGGCAGCGCCGGTCTGCTGCAGCGCGAGATCGACCTGGCGGCCGGCGACCTCGGGTTCACCTACGACAGCGGCCTGTACCTGCAGTTCCGGGCTGCTGACGTGGACGACTTCCAGCTCGCCTACGCCGCGCGGCGTTATGCCTCGGGTGCGCGTGCCGAGGCTGACGCGCTGGTGGCCGAACTGCTGGCCCGTCGTCCCGGGTGGCTCAACGCCACCTGGCTGCGGGTCACGTTCAACCACCACGCCGAACGCTGGGGCGACGTCGTGCGGCTGCTGACCCCGGTGGTCACCAACCCGTCGCTCGACGAGGTCACCGCGCACGCCGCACGCACCACCCTGGGCATCGCGCTGGCACGCCTCGGCATGCTGGCACCCGCGCTGTCCTACCTGGAGGACCCGTCCGGTCCGATCGCGGTAGCGGCGCTCGACGGCGCACTGGCCAAGGCGCTGACCCTGCGCGCGCAGGGCGAGGACGAGGACGCAGGCGAAGTACTGCAGGACCTCTTCGCCGCGCACCCGGAGAACAAGCAGGTTGAAGAAGCCCTGCTGGATACATCTTTCGGGCTGCTGATCACCAACGCGGCACGCATCGACGCCCGCACCGATCCCTGGGACCCCGAGACCGAACCGTCGGAGTCGGACTTCGTCGATCCGGGAGCCAAGGAACGCAAGGCGCATCTGCTCGTCGAGGCCGAAGCCGAGTTGGCCGAGTTCATCGGCCTGGAAGAAGTGAAGTTCCAGGTGGCCCGGCTCAAGAGCTCGGTGGCCATGTCGATCCGCCGCCAGGAACGCGGGCTGGCCGTGGCCCAGCGCACCAACCACCTGGTGTTCGCAGGCCCTCCCGGCACGGGTAAGACCACCATCGCCCGCGTCGTCGCCAAGATCTATTGCGGCCTTGGCCTTCTCAAGAAGGAGACGGTCCGCGAGGTGCACCGTGCCGACCTGATCGGCCAGCACATCGGTGAAACCGAGGCGAAGACCAACGCCATCATCGACAGCGCGCTGGACGGTGTGCTGTTCCTCGACGAGGCCTACGCACTGGTGTCCACCGGCGCCAAGAACGACTTCGGTCTGGTCGCCATCGACACGCTGCTGGCCCGCATGGAGAATGACCGCGACCGGCTCGTGGTGATCGTCGCGGGCTACCGCAAGGACCTCGACATGTTCCTGGACACCAACGAGGGTCTGCGATCCCGATTCACGCGCAGCATCGACTTCCCGTCGTACTCGTCGTCCGAACTCGTCGAGATCGCCGAGCGGATGGCCGAGAAGCGCGACAGCACCTTCGAGAAGGCCGCCCATGACGAGATGGAGAAGTTGTTCGGCCATCTGGCGGAGGCCACCATGCCCGACGCCGCAGGCGTGCAGCGGCGCAGCCTCGACATCGCCGGTAACGGCCGCTTCGTCCGCAACCTGGTGGAGCGTTCCGAGGAGGAGCGTGAGTACCGCCTCGATCATTCCGACCAGGACGACTTCACCGACGAGGAGATGATGACGATCACTGCCGGTGACGTGAACAATTCGGCTGCCCCGCTGCTGCGTGGCCTGGGCTTGTCGGTGCCGGCATGA
- a CDS encoding carboxylesterase/lipase family protein — translation MTDPIVETTAGAVRGFQTAEARTFLGIPYAAPPVVGGRFAAPRGPEPWRDVRDATRPGPTAPQAPRSGFGRLDMSPFFGPGWVRGHDYLTVNVWAPPGAHRRPVMVFVHGGGFVAGGTRSPLYDGTAFARDGVVLVTVTYRLGVIGFLDLPGAVRNRGLLDVLAALAWVQDNIEAFGGDPGNVTLFGQSAGATVTAGVLATPGVQRLVCRAIMQSGNGFGAFSPEQAGRVTRVAAEALGVEPTRAAFDRLSDEQLVDVVPELSGLDLRTEGQLDPLLGLSPFSLVLADQPARRLHPDVALLVGTNTEEGNLYLVPQGHLDSSTRDDVERLAARVDPDPSALIQRYRTRFPRASWGRLRSAILGDALFRTGSDRTAQAHARLGGAATHRYEFSWRSEAVDGALGAAHAVELPFVFDRIGMESLRGPGALLGPGDPPPALAAEMHSAWVRYAGTGDPGWEPSVTREFTGRR, via the coding sequence GTGACAGATCCGATCGTCGAGACGACCGCCGGCGCCGTGCGTGGATTCCAGACCGCAGAGGCCCGGACATTCCTCGGAATTCCTTACGCCGCACCACCTGTCGTCGGCGGGCGCTTCGCGGCTCCGCGTGGTCCCGAACCGTGGCGCGACGTACGCGACGCCACCAGGCCCGGACCGACCGCACCGCAGGCGCCGCGTAGCGGCTTCGGGCGGTTGGACATGTCACCGTTCTTCGGTCCGGGTTGGGTTCGCGGGCACGACTACCTCACGGTCAATGTCTGGGCTCCGCCTGGCGCACATCGCCGACCCGTCATGGTGTTCGTCCATGGGGGTGGCTTCGTCGCCGGCGGCACCCGCTCGCCGCTCTACGACGGCACCGCATTCGCCCGCGACGGCGTCGTTCTGGTGACTGTCACCTACCGGCTCGGTGTCATTGGTTTCCTCGATCTGCCAGGCGCGGTGCGCAACCGAGGCCTGCTCGACGTGTTGGCCGCGCTGGCCTGGGTGCAGGACAACATCGAGGCGTTCGGTGGCGATCCCGGCAATGTCACCTTGTTCGGTCAGTCCGCCGGTGCGACGGTCACTGCGGGAGTGCTCGCCACACCTGGTGTGCAGCGTTTGGTTTGCCGGGCAATCATGCAGAGTGGCAACGGGTTCGGTGCGTTCAGCCCGGAACAGGCGGGGCGGGTGACGAGGGTGGCGGCCGAGGCGCTAGGTGTCGAGCCGACGCGGGCCGCTTTCGACCGGCTCTCCGACGAACAGCTCGTCGACGTGGTACCCGAGCTGTCCGGGCTCGATCTGCGCACCGAAGGACAGCTCGACCCGCTGCTGGGATTGAGTCCGTTCAGCCTGGTGCTGGCCGACCAGCCGGCCCGGCGGCTCCATCCCGACGTGGCGCTCCTCGTCGGGACCAACACCGAGGAGGGGAACTTGTACCTGGTGCCGCAAGGCCACCTCGATTCATCCACCCGCGACGACGTCGAGCGGCTGGCGGCGCGGGTGGACCCAGACCCGTCCGCGCTGATCCAGCGGTACCGCACGCGTTTTCCGCGGGCGAGCTGGGGGCGACTGCGCTCGGCGATCCTCGGCGACGCGCTGTTCCGGACCGGCAGCGACCGGACCGCGCAGGCCCATGCGCGATTGGGCGGGGCTGCGACGCACCGCTACGAATTCTCCTGGCGCTCCGAAGCTGTGGACGGCGCGCTGGGTGCGGCCCACGCGGTGGAGTTGCCGTTCGTGTTCGACCGGATCGGGATGGAGTCGCTGCGCGGCCCCGGCGCACTGCTGGGCCCCGGTGATCCGCCGCCCGCCTTGGCGGCCGAGATGCACAGTGCCTGGGTCCGTTACGCCGGCACGGGCGATCCCGGCTGGGAGCCGTCGGTGACGCGGGAGTTCACGGGTCGGCGCTGA
- a CDS encoding helix-turn-helix domain-containing protein, which yields MPGPVLLRPDPALAAHIQFFGYWQNTQATTHRSRALPRGAATVIIDLGSQDQIDFYAADGTTHLDVGAAFIAGAGVTSYVTQIDPAQTVLTIHFRPGGASAFLPAPLHDLEDECVSLEAIWGRAASNLRARLIDARSIRERAALVESFLLARMRSRDPDVAVVLQEAERRPSLRVAEACTLTGLSARRLISAFRSEVGLTPKTYLRVRRFQAAMRLLDAGDVRGARIATDLGYFDQAHFVREFRSFTAMTPTQYTQRRTWLPSHVGVSADP from the coding sequence GTGCCGGGCCCGGTGTTGCTCCGTCCCGACCCCGCGCTGGCCGCCCACATCCAATTCTTCGGGTACTGGCAGAACACCCAGGCCACGACCCATCGCAGCCGTGCGCTCCCCCGCGGGGCCGCAACCGTCATCATCGATCTCGGTTCGCAGGACCAGATCGACTTCTACGCGGCCGACGGCACCACCCACCTTGATGTCGGCGCCGCCTTCATCGCCGGGGCCGGCGTCACCTCCTACGTCACCCAGATCGACCCGGCACAGACCGTGCTGACCATCCACTTCCGCCCGGGCGGCGCCTCGGCGTTCCTGCCCGCCCCGCTGCACGACCTCGAGGACGAATGCGTCAGCCTGGAGGCGATCTGGGGCCGCGCCGCGTCGAACCTGCGCGCCCGCCTGATCGATGCGAGGTCCATCCGGGAGCGCGCGGCCCTGGTGGAGTCATTTCTGTTGGCGCGCATGAGATCCCGTGACCCTGACGTGGCTGTGGTCCTGCAGGAAGCCGAACGCAGGCCCTCGCTTCGGGTGGCCGAGGCGTGCACCCTGACCGGGCTGTCGGCCCGACGGCTGATCTCGGCGTTCCGGTCCGAGGTGGGCCTGACGCCCAAGACTTACCTGCGGGTGCGCCGGTTCCAGGCCGCGATGAGACTGCTCGATGCGGGAGACGTCCGCGGTGCCCGGATCGCCACCGATCTCGGATACTTCGACCAGGCGCACTTCGTCCGGGAGTTTCGATCGTTCACCGCCATGACGCCGACGCAGTACACCCAGCGCCGCACCTGGCTGCCCAGCCATGTGGGCGTCAGCGCCGACCCGTGA
- a CDS encoding SAM-dependent methyltransferase, with amino-acid sequence MTSGQTPGQAVADTGVLVAAIRAEETRRADRLFDDPFAQKLAGEHGQRMLAEAVAASGDKSTLQIVVRTRFWDEALLHAVPPVRQVVILAAGLDARAYRLAWPQDTTVFELDQPAVIAAKAEVLLGEEPRCQRVALGVDLTEDWTEALRANGFDPGQPAVWLMEGLLQYLDESAVHALFERVDTLSAPGSVLLYDIVGKVLLDSVMLAAVREQMSRNGAPWLFGTDSPEQLCEPLGWSAVVTDVAEPGNKWNRWFAPAVPLDVPGVPRGYFVTATKS; translated from the coding sequence ATGACTTCCGGACAGACTCCAGGTCAGGCCGTCGCCGACACCGGCGTTCTGGTGGCCGCCATCCGCGCCGAGGAAACCCGCCGTGCCGACCGGCTTTTCGATGATCCGTTCGCCCAGAAGCTCGCCGGTGAACACGGGCAGCGGATGCTCGCCGAGGCCGTCGCCGCCAGCGGTGACAAGTCCACACTGCAGATCGTGGTGCGCACCCGCTTCTGGGACGAGGCACTGCTGCACGCCGTGCCACCGGTGCGGCAGGTGGTGATCCTCGCGGCTGGATTGGACGCGCGGGCTTATCGACTGGCGTGGCCCCAGGACACGACGGTGTTCGAACTCGATCAACCCGCGGTGATCGCCGCCAAGGCTGAGGTGTTGCTCGGCGAGGAACCGCGCTGCCAACGGGTCGCCCTCGGCGTGGACCTCACCGAGGACTGGACCGAAGCCCTGCGAGCCAACGGGTTTGACCCCGGCCAGCCGGCCGTGTGGCTGATGGAAGGGCTGCTGCAGTATCTCGATGAGAGCGCCGTGCATGCGCTGTTCGAGCGGGTCGACACGCTCTCGGCGCCCGGTTCGGTCCTGCTCTACGACATCGTCGGGAAGGTACTGCTGGACAGCGTGATGCTGGCCGCGGTCCGCGAGCAGATGTCCCGCAACGGGGCGCCGTGGCTGTTCGGAACCGACTCCCCAGAGCAATTGTGCGAACCGCTGGGCTGGTCAGCGGTGGTCACCGACGTGGCCGAGCCGGGCAACAAATGGAACCGGTGGTTCGCCCCCGCGGTGCCGCTGGACGTCCCGGGCGTGCCGCGCGGGTACTTCGTCACGGCCACCAAGTCCTGA
- a CDS encoding class I SAM-dependent methyltransferase, whose product MSTGRTDTDNWDITTSVGQTALFVAASRALEARKADPLAVDKYAEVFCRRIGGEWATAVEGTDPEHPLQTEFGENFVNFQGARTKYFDEYFTRAIEAGVQQVVLLAAGLDSRAYRLPWADGTVVYELDQPRVLEFKRDTIAELDETPTAERREIAVDLRDDWPRALQENGFDPSRPSAWIAEGLLIYLPATAQEQLFAGIDALAAPGSFVGIEEAVPMPDEAFEAKRAEAVSSGEENAFFTLVYNQQHAPAEQWFGSRGWDATATPLHQYLAEVGRPVPDPESEAGGMTGTITLVSATKR is encoded by the coding sequence GTGAGCACCGGACGAACAGACACAGACAACTGGGATATCACCACGAGCGTGGGGCAGACGGCGTTATTTGTCGCTGCGTCAAGGGCATTGGAGGCGCGGAAGGCCGATCCGCTTGCCGTCGACAAGTACGCGGAGGTGTTCTGCCGCAGGATCGGGGGCGAGTGGGCGACCGCGGTCGAGGGCACCGACCCCGAGCATCCGCTGCAGACCGAGTTCGGCGAGAACTTCGTCAATTTCCAGGGCGCCCGCACGAAGTACTTCGACGAGTACTTCACCCGGGCCATCGAGGCAGGGGTGCAGCAGGTGGTGCTGCTGGCGGCGGGCCTGGACTCCCGGGCCTACCGGCTACCGTGGGCCGACGGCACCGTGGTGTACGAGTTGGACCAGCCCCGGGTGCTCGAATTCAAGCGCGACACCATCGCCGAGCTCGACGAGACGCCGACGGCCGAACGGCGTGAGATCGCGGTCGATCTGCGCGACGACTGGCCGCGGGCCCTGCAGGAGAACGGCTTCGATCCGTCGCGCCCGTCGGCCTGGATCGCTGAGGGATTGTTGATCTATCTGCCCGCCACAGCACAGGAACAGCTGTTTGCTGGAATCGATGCGCTGGCCGCGCCGGGCAGCTTCGTCGGCATCGAGGAGGCGGTTCCGATGCCGGACGAGGCGTTCGAGGCCAAGCGTGCCGAAGCGGTGTCCTCCGGTGAGGAGAACGCCTTTTTCACGCTCGTGTACAACCAGCAACATGCGCCCGCTGAACAGTGGTTCGGGTCGCGGGGCTGGGATGCGACGGCGACACCGCTGCATCAGTATCTGGCCGAGGTGGGTCGGCCCGTGCCCGATCCCGAGTCCGAAGCCGGCGGGATGACGGGAACTATCACGCTGGTTTCCGCGACCAAAAGGTGA
- a CDS encoding oxygenase MpaB family protein, translating to MTVSEPIPHVERAMNDPSRPGAAPKRRRRAASFDDGLMGVALLAGPANVIMQLANPGVGYGVVESRVDSGRTDLHPIKRARTTFTYLAVATRGSDAQKAAYRRAVNKAHAQVYSTEDSPVKYNAFDKNLQLWVAACLYKGGVDVFRMFVGELDDETADRHYRESVTMGTTLQVPEEMWPADRAAFDRYWEESLEKLHIDDTVRGYLYPIAAGRPKNPKLPRAVQRRLDAVALLITTGFLPQRFRDEMQLPWDAKSQKRFDQLIRVLRTINDVLPSFLRQFPFNVLLKDLDWRIRTGRPLV from the coding sequence ATGACGGTCAGCGAACCGATCCCGCACGTCGAACGGGCGATGAACGACCCGTCGCGGCCCGGGGCTGCGCCCAAGCGTCGCCGGCGGGCCGCGAGCTTCGACGACGGGCTGATGGGTGTGGCGCTGCTGGCCGGCCCGGCGAACGTGATCATGCAGCTGGCCAACCCGGGCGTCGGTTACGGCGTCGTCGAGAGTCGCGTCGACAGCGGCCGCACCGACCTGCACCCGATCAAGCGGGCCAGGACCACGTTCACGTACCTGGCCGTGGCCACCCGCGGTTCCGACGCCCAGAAGGCGGCCTACCGGCGCGCGGTCAACAAGGCCCATGCGCAGGTGTATTCCACCGAGGACAGCCCGGTGAAGTACAACGCCTTCGACAAGAACCTGCAGCTGTGGGTGGCCGCGTGCCTCTACAAGGGCGGGGTCGACGTGTTCCGGATGTTCGTCGGCGAGTTGGACGACGAGACCGCCGACCGCCACTACCGCGAGAGCGTCACGATGGGCACCACGCTGCAGGTACCCGAGGAAATGTGGCCGGCCGACCGGGCCGCATTCGACAGGTACTGGGAAGAGTCGCTGGAGAAGCTGCACATCGACGACACCGTGCGCGGTTACCTGTACCCGATCGCCGCGGGCCGGCCGAAGAATCCGAAGCTGCCCCGCGCGGTGCAGCGCCGGCTCGACGCGGTGGCCCTGCTGATCACCACGGGCTTTCTGCCGCAGCGGTTCCGCGACGAGATGCAGCTGCCGTGGGACGCCAAGAGTCAGAAGCGGTTCGACCAGCTGATCAGGGTGCTGCGCACGATCAACGACGTGCTGCCGTCGTTCCTGCGGCAATTCCCCTTCAACGTGTTGCTCAAAGACCTCGACTGGCGGATCCGCACCGGTCGTCCCTTGGTGTAG
- a CDS encoding VOC family protein, with protein sequence MIKPNNPNSEFEFGGINHVALVCADMARTVDFYTNVLGMPLIKSLDLPGDMGQHFFFDAGNGDCIAFFWFRDAPDGVPGISAPAAIPGIGEFVSATGSLNHIALHVPAEKFDEYRQKLKAKGVRVGPVLNHDDSPMQASATVHPGVYVRSFYFLDPDGITLEFACWTKEFTDNDAQTPPKTAADRRPPVAAG encoded by the coding sequence GTGATCAAGCCCAACAATCCCAACTCGGAGTTCGAGTTCGGCGGAATCAACCATGTAGCACTGGTGTGTGCGGACATGGCCCGCACGGTCGACTTCTACACCAACGTGCTCGGCATGCCCCTGATCAAATCGCTCGACCTGCCCGGCGACATGGGGCAGCACTTCTTCTTCGACGCAGGCAACGGGGACTGCATCGCGTTCTTCTGGTTCCGCGACGCACCCGATGGCGTGCCAGGGATCTCGGCGCCGGCGGCGATCCCCGGGATCGGCGAATTCGTCAGCGCCACCGGCTCGCTGAACCACATCGCGCTGCACGTGCCGGCGGAGAAGTTCGACGAGTACCGGCAGAAGCTCAAGGCCAAGGGAGTTCGGGTCGGCCCGGTGCTCAACCACGACGACAGCCCGATGCAGGCGTCGGCCACGGTGCATCCCGGTGTGTACGTGCGGTCGTTCTACTTCCTCGATCCGGACGGGATCACCTTGGAATTCGCCTGCTGGACCAAGGAATTCACCGACAACGACGCGCAGACGCCACCCAAGACCGCGGCGGATCGACGTCCGCCGGTGGCGGCGGGGTAG